The Verrucomicrobiaceae bacterium DNA window AAAGGCGGGAAACCCTTGCCATCTGGATAACCGGCCTCCGCCAACAGCCTCCGCGCCTCAGCCGGATCAAAACGCATGGCCTGTACTGGCGGGTATTCCTTGAGTGTGCCTGGCGGCGTCAGCCCCGTCGCGGGCTGTTGCCCACAGCGCAGTACATTCTTCACGATACTCTCGCGGTCGATCGCCAGCGCCAGTGCACGTCGCACTCGTGCATCATTGAAAGGCTTCTTCGTCACATTGCAGCGGTAAAAATACACGCTGAGCAACGGGTCTGCGTGAAACAGCGGCGACTTGCTTTCGATATAGCCCGGTATTTTGGAAAGTGGCACCTCCATGGTCATGTGGAGTTGTTTGTCCAAAAAAGCACGCTCCTCCGTCGGTGGGCTGCTGATCGGCACAAAGACGATGCCATTGAGCTTCACCCGCGCAGCCTCCCAGTAGTGCGGATTGCGCTCCACCTCGATGTTTTGATTCACACGCCAGGTTTTAAGTTTGAATGGGCCATTGCCCACCAAGTTCCCAGGGCGTGTCCACTTCGTATTCCGCGCATCCATGCTGCCAAAACGTTCAATCACATGCTTCGGCACTGGGAACCATGAGTAATGCTTCAGCATGCTCGGTAGGTATGGGGCGGGTCCCTTCAGCGTTAGCCGCAGTGTGTGCTCATCCACCGCCTGCACGCCCACTTGGCTAAATTCCCTGATTTTGCCCGTGTGGAACTCCTCCGCGTTTTTTAGCGGATAAAGCATATTCGCGTAATCCGCGCCCAAATTTGCCGTCAGGATGCGCTCATACGCGTACACGAAATCTTGCGCCGTCACCGGCACGCCATCGCTCCACTTTCCCAGGGGCTGAAGCCGGAAAGTCCACGTCGTGAACGCCTCATGTGTCCACGCAGCCGCAGCGCCGGGAGCATCACCATCTGGATCATCCGCTCCTGGAGCGACCAGCCCCTCAAAGATCGCATGGAAGATCATGTGCTCTGGCTGACCTGTCGCCAGATGCGGATCGAGCGTCGCAGGCTCCGATCCATTCCCGAGGAGCAAAATCCCCTGCCGAGTCGCCTCATCCACACGCGTAGGCCTGCCTGTGCGCACATGGTGAAACCACGCCACACCCACACAAAGCGCCAGGAATGCAAAAACACGAAAAAGCCAGCTCATAGAGCACCGACCATGACACGCGACGCTCTCTGTGGCAACAAAACGGCCTCATGCCGTGAAGCATGAGGCCGCGTGGGGTTTTCAAATTCTCCAGCTCAGCGCTACTACCTGCTGAAACCGAAGCTGAAATTCACACCGCTGCGGGGGCTATAGCCAGGATGTCCGTGGTGGCTCCGATGATGGCTACTCCCAGCGTAACCAGGGCGATAGCCGCTGGAGCCATAGCTCGGGCGGGCAGGCTGCGTCACCCACTGACCCACGGGGCGACCACAGTGATCGTAGCCGACGATGCGGTAAACGGCGACAATCGGTGTGCCACAAGAGGTGTAGCCCACGACACGCGTGCTACCATTGCAGAGGTGATCAGCCTTGGCTGAAGAGGGAGCTGCAAAACCAAGAACAGCGGCGGCAGCGAGGAGAGCGAGGGAGGTTTTCATAGGTGTTTGTGGAAATCATTTTCCGCACTCTGTGACGAGCCCCCACATCTGCTATTCAGGCGAGATGAAAAAATATTTTCAAAGATGGGCCGCTGATCGTCGGAAGACTCACTCCTGAGCAGCAGACTTCGGGTCAAAGGCATCACGTAGGCCATCACCGAGGATGTTGAGTGCCAACAGTGTGCTGCTGAAAAAGAGACCCGGATAAAGCAGCAACCACGGATAGGTCTGCATCACTTGCGAGCCATCACCGAGTAGCACGCCCCAACTGGATTTCGGCGGCTGGATGCCGAGTCCGAGAAAGCTCAGGGTGGCCTCTAGCAACATCACGCCTGGCACAGTGAGGCTGGCATAGATGATGACCGGGCCGAGGACGTTTGGCAGCAGATGCTTCACCACGATATGCCAGAAGCCCGCACCACAGGCCTTTGCTGCGGTGACGAATTCGAGATTTTTCAGTGAGAGCACCTGCCCGCGCACCACACGGGCCATGGTGAGCCATTCCACAGCACCGATGGCGATAAAAATGAGCCAGAAGTGCCTCCCAAACACGACCATGAGCAGGATCACGAAATTGATGAATGGGAAGGCGTAAAGGATGTCCACGAGGCGCATCATCACGGCGTCGATGCGCCCACCAGCGAGGCCGCTGATGAGTCCGTAGGCTACACCGATGCAGGCTGCGACTGCGGTGGCTAGTAGCCCGACCGCGAGCGATACGCGGCCACCATGTAGGATGCGAGTGAGCATGTCACGACCCAGCGTGTCAGTGCCCAGCCAGTGCTGCGGGCTGAGGCTCGTGGCTTTGAGCTCCAAATCCTGCACATCAGGCGCATAAGGAGAAAAATACGGCCCGAACAGACACAGCACCACCAGCGCGATGAGGAACCATAGCGCGATCACATTGAGCCGATACCTGCGGAACCGCCTCCAGGCGGCCCGCATCGGCGAGAGGCTCTGTGGGTCTGATTCACTCATGCATTGAGACGGATGCGCGGATTGAGCCAGGCCTGGAGGACGTCCACCAGCAGGTTAAAGCCGACGATGAGCGTGGCGTAGAAGACAGAGATGCCGATAGCGAGATTCATGTCCCGATTGATGGCTGAGGCGATGAAGAACTGGCCCAGACCCGGCAGTTGAAACACGGATTCTACGACAATGCTGCCCGTGAGTAGCCCAGCAGCCGCTGGACCGAGAAAATTCAGCACCGGCAAGCAGGCAAGCTTCAGCGCATGGAGGAAGACGACAGAGCTTTCGCTCGCTCCTTTGGCCCTTGCGGTGCGGATGAATTCCTGGGCCAGTGTCTCCCGCAGGCTGCCACGCGTGAGGCGGGCGATCTGGGCACTGTAGATGATGCCCAGTGTCAAAGCGGGCATCACGACATCGGAGGGATCGTACCAGCCAGAGGCATTGAACCAGCGCAGCTTCAGGCCGAGGAGCAAGGCGATGACGGGCCCCAAAATCATGCTCGGTGTGCAGATGCCGCAGGTAGCCGCCAGCATGCACGCACGATCCTCCAGCGTGTTCGGTTTCAGGGCCGCTAGGGCTCCCAGTGGCACTCCGAGAGCGAGCGCGATGACCAGCGCTGTCAGACCGACTGCTCCTGAGACTGGAAACCCAGAGGCGATGATCTCATCGACACCTCTGCCTTTAAAATGGAAGGACTCTGGCAGATCCAGCCGTGCATAATGCCCGATCTGCATGCCCAATTGCACATACCAGGGCTTATCGAGCCCCAAGTAGGCACGTTGTGCCGCGATGGCCTCTGGCGAGGTGTTTTTCTCACTCTGGATCGGCCCACCAGGGAGCATGCGCGAAAGCGCAAAGGTAATCGTGATCACCGCGAGGATCACGATTAGGCCCTGGATGAGGCGGCTGAGGAGAAAGCGGAGCATGGATGGACAATGACGAATGCGGAATGTCGATTGTCGAACGGGAAGTCAAGCTAGCGATTCTCTGCGGGAGCCTTTTCCTGCTTATTTGAGATCCTTTGCGGGTGCCTGCTTCACAATCTCTCCCGGCGGGCCGCACCGGCGGAGGCTGGCCCCGCGCCAGGAGTCTGCATCGTGATGAAGGCGCTGGCGCTGATGATGCCCGCGCCACAGATCATCGCGAGTGTGTCAAAAGACATCACCTTCAGCAAGGCGAAGGCCAGAAACGGTGTGAGCAGGCCCCGCATGCCGGTGAGGAAGGTGTGGACGCTCATGTACTCAGCGACGGCATGCGGCGGGGCCAGTTTCGTCACCCACAGTGCCCAGGTGACATTGCCACCGGCATTGGCCATGCCCCAGAGGGCCATGCCTAGCGTCCACCACACCATGCCATGGCCGAGATAAAAGACGAGGATGCCTGCTGCAAAGAATAGATTCAGTGCCGCACGCACCGTGAAGAGGTGAAACCGATCATACACCAGCCCCCACGGATAAGAGAAGACCAGCCGTGATAGCACTGGCACCACGCAGGTCACAAAGGCGACTTCCTTCTCTGGTAAATTGATTCCGTGCACCGGATTGGCCAGATACTCGACGAAAAGACTCGCGGCGATGAGATTGCCCACGCCCATGATCATCCAGGAGATGAGTAAGGTGCGAAAATCACGATCCGCACGTATCCAGCGGAGGGAGCTCCACAGGCCGTGGTTTTGACCCGCTGCGGGCTCCCATGGCACTGCGGGTAATCCATAGGTCCACAGGCCGCTGACGATCCCACAGAGGGCAAAGGCCCACAGCAGCCAGGAGTAGCGCTGCAAGTCCAGCTCCAGCGCACGCCCCGCCAACCAGCCGAAGAGGGCCGCCGCCGCCGCACGCGTGACGCCCGTCACGGCATAGAGTCGGCCACGCTCCGCCTCTGGGTAGTTCATGCGGTAAATCTGGGTCATGAGCGGGATCTGCATGGAAAAGCAAAAAATGCCCATGCCCAGCCCGGTGAGAAAAAGCCACGCATGGTGCGGAAATGCGGCCGAGATGCCCATGCACGCTCCGCCGAGGATCTGCACCTTTGCGGCGGTGCGGGCGATGGTGCTGCGCATGCGCAAAAGCAGCGGTACGACGAATAGACTCGTCACCATGCCACCACTCGTCGCTGCGAGGAAGGAGGCCTTTGCCACATCCCCCATGTGATGCACGCGGACGGCCAGCAGCATGCCAAAGGTGGCTGTGAGCGTGTCTAGCACCCCTGCGGGCAAGGAGCGCCATAGCTCGTTGCGGAAGGTGCGTGTTGTCGTGTTACTCACAGGCCGCCTCCCTCGCATGAGATGCGTCTTACGTCAAAAAATGCCGCTCAAAGCACACTCGGCAGGTGCTCCCGCAGGCAGCCTGCCAGCTTCAGCGTGTCGGCCAGAGTATGGGTGGCGACCACATTTGGCTCATGATGGCTCAGGATGCGCACGGTGCAGGGCACGCTGGCATTTTTCGCCATTTGGATATCGCGATCATGATCACCGACGAGCCAGCTCCGGCTCAGATCGAGCCCGTGGACCTCACAGGCGTGGAAAATCATCTCTGGGGACGGTTTGCGGCAAGTGCAGGTGCCCGCGAGGTGCGTGCAGGCATAAATGCCATCGAACTGAGCCCCGCGCATCGCCAGCATGCTCTGCATCTGCGCATGGATGTCATCGAGCGTGGCCTGCGTCATGCGCCCTTTTCCCACGCCTTGTTGGCTGGTGACGAGGATGAGCTTGTAGCCACGCTCACGGCATAGAGAGAGCGCATCGACGATTCCGGGGCTCAATCGAAAATCCTCCACGCAGAGCACATAGCCATCCCCTGGAGAGGCATTGACGACGCCATCGCGATCGAAGAAAACGGCTGGTGTGAGCGTTGCAGACATGGATTTCCCAGGTGACAACACGCCTCCGGCTCTGGCAAACTACAAATTCTCCACCTCCTCACCCTGCATCCTTGATCATGAACACACGTCGCCACTTTTTCTCCACCATCCTCGGCGCTACGGCTGCCACCTCGCTACGCGGGCAGGATGCCGCGAAGCTCTCTTTCAAAGGGGAGAATATCCAGTTCGGACTCGTCACCTATCAGTGGGGGAAGGACTGGGACATCGCCACGCTGATCAAGAACTGCGCGGAGGCAGAGGTCACGGGCGTGGAATTACGCGTGGAGCATAAGCACGGCGTGACGGTTGATTTGACCCCGAAGCAGCGCTCGGAGGTGCGGCAGCAGTTTGAGGACTCCCCAGTTAAATTATTGGGCCTGGGTACCAATTTTGAATTCCACGCGGCTGATCCTGAGGTGCTGAAGAAGAACGTGGAGGGCGCAAAGGCCTTCATCAAGCTCAGTCATGACATCGGGGGCACGGGGGTGAAGGTGAAGCCGAACTCGCTGGTCAAAGACGTGCCTGCTGAGCAGACGCTGGCCCAGATCGGCAAAGCGCTGGCGGAGTTGGGTGCCTACTCACTCGGTTTCGGCCAGGAGATCCGTCTCGAAGTGCATGGGAAGGACACCTCGCTGCTGCCGAATGTGAAGAAGATCATGGAGGCCTGTGCCGATGCTGAAAATGTCCGCGTCTGCTGGAACTCCAATGACACAGATCTGCAAGGCGAGGGCCTGGAGGCGAATTTTGCCCTCGTGCGGGAGCGTCTCGGCCACACCGTCCACATCCGCGGCGTCGGTCAGGTGGCCTATCCCCATGACAAACTGGCCAAACTGCTCGTCGATGCCGATTACGAAGGCCACGTCTGCCTAGAGGCTCATAAGCTGCCGGATGGTGATCCCGTGGCGGCACTCAAAAAGGAGCGTGACCTCTTCATGGCGATGGTGAGAGCTGCGCGGCAGGCAGCGGCTTGATCTGACCGCCCAATCAACAAAACAGGCGCTGGAGTCACTCCAGCGCCTGTTTGCTTTTTGAGAGAGTTGATGTGGCGGCCTATTTTTCGACCCAGCGGACAGCTTCCATGAGGAGCTCACGGGCAGAGGCGAGGGCGAGTTTCTGGCGGATATTTGCCTTGTGTGCATCGACGGTTTTGGCGCTGAGGCCTAGTTTTTCCGCGATGGAGTGTGAGTCGAAGCCACGGCCGACCATTTCGAAGATTTCGAGCTGGCGGTCACTGAGCATGCGAGCGGGCTCTCCACGGGCACCACTACGGGGGCTGCCGCCAGAGACGATGCTGCCCAGCAGAGCGGCGCTGAAGAAGAACGAGCCGCTGACGATTTGGCGCAGTCCCTGGAGCACGCGGGTGGGCTGCTCTGCCTTCATGACATAGCCCATAGCACCAGCACGGAGGCAGCGCTCGGCATACACGTTCTCGTCGTGCATCGAGTAAACGAGCACTTGGATGTTGGGATGAGTGGCCTTGATTTTTTTGATGAGGTCCACTCCGCTGCGGTCTTTCAGCGTGATGTCGAGGATGACAAGATCAGGCTTTAGTTTGCCTGCTTGTTGGAGAGCAGTGTTGGCGTCTTCGGCGCTGCCGATGACTTGCATGTCCTCCTGCGAATCAATGAGTTTCTTAAGCCCTTCGATAACGATGGGATGGTCGTCGAGTATATAGATTTTACTTTTCACGGTATCCCTTTGTGCCTGGAGATGAGGGTTTTGTCAATAGCTCTGGCTTAAGGAATTGGTCAGGAAAATGGCAGGTCACACGAACACCTTTCCGGGAGACTTCCTGGACGTTCAAGTGCCCGCCGATGAGATTGGCCCGGTATTCCATGACCTGAATACCTATTCCAGCAGGTGGGGCGCCCTCTCCTACGACAGCGTTTTTTCTCATCCCCTGGCCATTATCTGTGATCTCCAATACAAGGGTGTTTGCGTCTTGTCGGCGTAGGGAAAGGTGGATCTTTTGAGCATTGCCGTGGCGCATCGCATTGTTCACCGCCTCCTGAGCGATGCGTAGGAGATGAAGCTGCATTTCCTCGTTTTGAAAGACCAAGCTCTCATCGATCTGGCAGTCGCACTGCCTGCGGAAATCCTTTCGCAGACTCTCTGCCAGCAGGCGTAATCCACCAGCGAGCCCGCCTCGGCGAACGGCGGCTGTGGAGAGGCCGTGGGAGAGCCGCCGCACTTCCTCCAGGGCTCCATGCACGAGCTCATGGATACGCTGGGCATCCTGCCGGTGGGTGCCCTCCAGCCCGTCTGCCAATGTTTGCACCATCGCAGAAATTCCTGCCAGCGTCTGCCCCACGCCATCATGCAGATCGTGGCCGATGCGGAGCTGCTCCTGCTGGGCGGCACGGATGACCTCTGCCTCCAGCCGCCGCCTTTCGGTCATATCCATACCTGTGACGACGAGGAAGTCTGTGCCGCCCTGCGCCCTTCGCACGGCGGTGGTCTCGCTGGCGATGATGCGCGGTGAGCCGTCCTTTGCTCGTAGAGTGAGTGTGGAGCCGACTTTATCGGTGCTACCAGTGAGTACCGAGAGGAAACGTTTCTTTGATGCGTCGATGTCCTCCGCATTAAAAATGGGCATGGACCACAGCTCATGGCCCACGGACTGACTCGCGGGGATGCCAAAGACAGCCTCGGCGGTGCGATTGATCCTCAAAATGCGACCATCTGTGTCCAGTAGGGCAATGGCGATCGGTGCATTGTCGAGCAGGATACCTGTGAGCAGTGCGGCGCGGCGGCGGTCTTCTTCCTCCCTATTACGGCCAGTCATGTCATGAATGACGAGCATGCACTGGCTGTTAGAGTCGCTCGTGATGCAGGTGGGACTGCATTGTACCTCGATGCGACTGCCATCTGCACGCTCAAGCACGGTATCAAAGACGGTCGGTCCACAGCCTCCATTTTTCATGCTGAGTAGCCGCCGGCGCAGTGAGGCACGGGCTCCCGGTGCCGTGATGTCCGTGATCTCCATGCGCCGCAAGCTGTTCAGTTTGTGGCCGAGCATCTGGCAGCATGCAGGATTGGCATCTTGGATGATGAATTGCTTATTGAAGGTCAGCACGGCCACGGTGCTATTTTGAAATAGCTGGCGGTAGCGCTCCTCTGATTGCTGGAGGGCCTGTTCAGCCGCGACGAGCGGTGTGATGATCCGCACATGACCGATTTGCGAGATGACCTTCCCTTGATCGTCGCGCTCGAAAACGCGTGCATGCCACTGGATCCATTCATAATCACCGCTTTTGCGCCGCACGCGCATGCGCAGAGTTTGCAGGCCATTCTCTTTCCCTGCCTGGAGCTGCTCGTTCATACTGCGGTAGGCGGGCTTATCCTCAGGGTGGATGATGCCATCCCAGCCATCTTTGTAGGATTTCTCGACCTCGCCTGGTTTGTAGCCATAAAGGCTGTAAACCTGGTCTTGGCCAGTGCTGAACTTCTGCGTCTGGAAGCTGAAAATATAAAGAACCTGTCGCGGGGTGCCGAGGACTCCTTCGGCGAATAGGTCCAGCTCTCCCGCTTGCGAGACGAGCATGCCCACTTCTTCGATGCCGATATTCAGCTCCTCTCTGGCAGGCTTAGGGGCAGTTTTCGGGACAGGTTTCTTCACTCGACTCATTCAGACAGGAGAAAAGCCGGAAACAGCACTTCAGGCCACACGTTTCTGATCGTCGGAACCATCTTTTTTCATGCACCACCGCTATTTACTGCTTTTCCTCGCCCTTTTGCCCCTCGTAGCGCATGCGCAGGCCCCCAAGGCCGGGAAGAAGAAAACTCCACCCGTGAAGCTCACCACGGCCCAGGTCGCCACCAGCGAGGTCGTTTATAAAAAGACGCCAGAAGGCGAGCTGAAGCTGCATTTTTATCGTCCGGCAGGCGAAGTGGGCATCACCGCGCTGCGGCCCTGCATCGTGTTCTTTTTCGGCGGTGGCTGGAAAAACGGCTCCTACCTGCAATTCGTGCCGCAGGCCGAGTACCTCGCCTCACGCGGCATGGTGGCTGCCTGTGCCGATTACCGCATCCTGAATGTCCATGGCACGCTGCCGGACAAAGCGGTCGAGGACGCGAAAAGTGCCATCCGCTGGGTGCGTGGCCATTCCACGGAGTTGGGCATCGATCCGGGGAAAATCATCGCTGCGGGCGGCTCCGCAGGCGGGCACCTCGCTGCCTGCACGGCGCTGGTAAAGGCCTACGACGCCCCTGGCGATGATGCCGCCATTTCCTGCCGCCCAGATGCGATGGTGCTCTTCAATCCCGCGATGAATATCGACACTCTTTTTAAAGAACGCGTCACTGGTGACACCAAAGGCTTCACGCTCGAAATGGCGGAGGCCATCACGCCGAACCGCTTCATCGCCAAGGACACCCCGCCGGCCATTTTCTTCTTCGGCACCGCAGACAAGCTCAAAACTGGCGCGGATGAATACATGCGCAAAGCACGCGAACTCGGGCTCCGCGCGGAAATGTGGACCGCCGCCGAGATGCCGCATGGCTTCTTCAATCGCGAGCCCTGGACCCAAGTGACCGCGCAGCAAATGCACGTCTTCCTCGCCTCACTCGGCTACCTGGGCGGAGAGTCAGCCGTGATCATGCCGGAGAAAGCTCCCGCGCTGAAAAAGGAGGAGTGATTCGTCCAGTTTCGGCAGCATCAGCCCAGCACCACGCTGCCGTCCGGCTTCTTGGTGAAGCTGTGCAGCACCAGCCCCTGGTCATCCAGGTGGGTGAAGCGCAGCGCCTCAGCCGTCACCGAGATGTGCGTGAAACCGTGCGTCATTTTGCCGAAAGGCACCTTGTGCGTGACCTCCAGCGCCCGCGTCTTGGCCCCGCCACCACCGCTGAGGATGTGGGAGGTGTATTTTCCCTCGATTTCGAGGTGCTGCAGGTCGTGATCATGACCGCAGAGGTAGGCATGCACATGATGCTGCTGGAAAAGGCCATCCCACTGCTGGATCAGGGTCTTGGTATCACCGTGATCACCATTGGAGTACAGTGGGTGATGCCCCAGCACCATGGTGAAGGCTCCACGCGGCTTCTCCAGCTCCGCCTTCAGCCACGCTAGCTGCTCACGCTCCTCATCCGCTGTCATCGAGGAACGCGGCTTGCCACTTTTCTTGTCTTTGGCACCACTCACGGCAGGCAGATTCGTATCCAGGCAGATCAGCGTGAGCTGGGAGCCCAGATCCACGCGATACCACTTCGATGGCATGTGCCAGCGCACGCCGGGCTTCTTCGCGTAGGCGAGCTGTACCTTCTGCCCGCCCTCATTGTCGTGGTAGTCATGATTGCCCAGGATCGCGTGCATCGGGCCGGGGAAGGCCGCAGCGGGATACATGTCCTCGATCTCATTCTTCCAGCGTGGCGATTCGGTGGAGAAGCCGCCGGGAGCCTTGTCCTTGCTGTAAAAATTATCGCCCAGCAGCAGCATCGCCTCCGGTTTGATCCCCTGCGCGGTGATGAAGCTGCGCATCGCCGCCGCCACTCGCTTTTGATCCGCGCCACCGGTGCCGAAATCACCGATCGCCAGCAAATGCAGCCCGTCTTTGCTGATCTCTGCCGCAGATGCGCGGCGCACATTCAGCGCCAGCGCCGCACTGGAGCAAAACAGGGTCTGGAGCGCACGGCGACGGGAGTAGGAAGCGGGAAGGGGACTCATAGCAATGCTGGAAACGCCAGACCCAGTGCCGATCACTCACTCATGCCCGCGAAACGATCCCGCAAAGAAAGGGTTATCCCTCCGCGTCAGGTCCATGCTAGCATCTGAGCACCTTTATATGAAAAAACTCCTCTTCACCGCTCTCAGCCTCCTCCTTCTATCCCATCATGCACTTGCCCAGTCCGCGCCAGGGCAGACGCCACAGGGCCAGGGCGGCCAGCAGCAGGAGGAGACCACCCGTGACGGCCTGTGGGATGGCCGGCTCAAAGGCGGGAACTACATCGTCCGTGCGCAGTCCATCATCGCCCTGTCCAAACACGAATACATCGCCAATGCCGCCGCACGCGTGGTGGAGGTGAATATCACCCTCAGCTCCTCGCAGATCGTGCGCTTTTATTTCTTTGAGCCTGTGAAGGTGGAAACGGGTAGCAATTTCGTCGCGGCGGGCACCCAGGCCATCGAGCGGGCCAAAGGACTCGTCGAGCAAGCCGCCGGCCGCGTCTCCCCCACGCTCACCGAGGCCAAAGTGGTCAAAGACTACCCCAACACCACCCACTCCCACACCGTCGAATTCGCCATCAAAGAAGAAGCCCGGCTCAATTCACTCTTCCAGAGCCTCGAACGCTCCTTCCGCACCGGCGTAGGCCGTATTTGGAAGGAATAGGCCAATTCAATTACTCTAGCGCTCAAAGCCACCAGCCAGGGGCGGCCACCCGAGAGCATGTAGAAGAGAACTGGGATCAGTAATTCGGAATACTGCTTCCTCCTTATCGGACCTATAATGAACATCGCAAACCAGCCCAGAGTCCCCACGGTACGGAGCAGTTCGGCATGCATTAAATACGAGTTCATGGCTAGTATGGTCTTCCCAAGGCTAATTCCTGCGTGTCAAAGATCAAACATTCCTTGGTCGCTTGGATTCACCCTGCAGGAGCAGTCCCAGAGGTCTTAGGCCCGAAAATGCCCATTTTGTCGCTCGATTCTTCGCTAGGGCCTCGTAAATGGCCCGCTCCACCTTTTCTCCTTTTTTGAAAACCTCTAGCTCATCTCCCATCCACGTCCTGATCGCATGCGGCGGCACGGGCGGGCACTTATTTCCAGGCATCGCCGTCGGTGAGGTGCTGGCCCAGCGCGGGCATGATGTCACCCTCCTCATCAGCGAGAAGAAGATCGACTCCCTCGCCGCCAGTGGCCACAAAGACCTGCGCTTTGAGAAAATGCCCTTCCTGGCCATGCCGCGTCCGTGGTCGCCGAAGATGGTCGGCTTCCTCCGTGGACTCTGGGGTGGCATGCGCCGCTGCCGCCAGATCATCCGCGAGCATGATGTCAAAGTCGTACTCGGCATGGGCGGCTTCACCTCCTTTGCCCCGCTCTACGCCGGCAAAAAAGAAAATTGCCGCACCCTCATCCACGAGAGCAACGCCATCCCCGGCAAAGCGAACAAGCTCAACGCACGCTACTCCGACATCGTCCTCTGTGGCCTGGAGGCCTGCAAACCGCTCTTTGAAAAGCACACAGACGTCCGCGTCGTCGGCACGCCCATCCGCTCCAACATGCGTGAGGCCAACAGCGACGATCCCCACGCCTTCTTCAAGCTCGAGAAAGACAAGCGCACCCTCCTCATCATGGGTGGCAGTCAGGGCGCACGCGGCATCAATCGCGCCGTCGGCATGGCACTCGATCACTTTGAAAAAATGGGCATCCAAGTCCTCCACATCGCCGGCCCTGGCGATTACGAAGAGGTGCGTGACGTCTATGCGAAGCACCCGCTGCTCGCTCAGCACGTCGCCGCCTTTTGTCACCGCATGGATCTGGCCTATCGTGTCGCAGACCTCGCCATCGCACGCAGCGGAGCCAGCAGCATGACGGAGCTCGCGTGGTTCGGCGTCCCCAGCCTCCTGGTGCCCTATCCGCACGCCGCAGAAGATCACCAGACGCGGAACGCCGAGATCTTCCACAAAGCCGGAGCCGCCATCATGATGCCCGAGTCCCAGCTCAATGCCGACACCCTCACCGATGTCGTCCGCAGCATCCTCTCCGACTCCGCCAAAGCCGCCGCGATGAAAAAAGCCGCGCAAAACCAAGCCGTGCGCGACAGCGCCGAGCAGATCGCCACACTCGTCGAGCAGGAGGCTGTGAAGACGCCCGTTGCTGTTTAGTGGGGGCGAGGGCTTAGTGCTTAGTTCTCAGTTCTCAGTTTCTGAGCACTAAGCACTGAGAACTAAGCACTCCTTTCCTCCCAGCCGCCCCGCAACCACCCAACACCCCTCCCACCCGGAGTGTGGTCAAAACCGCGCAGACCCTCATTCATACCGCAGAAAGCCCGCTCGCCGCGCTTCGAAGGCTGAGGTCTCCAGCGCCCACTGCATGGACACATCGCGCCAGGCTTTGCCCTCACGGATGCTTTTCAGCAGCGCGGCGTTGTTGAGCAGCGTGTTCACCTTCTCCAGGGCGAACTCTTTCGGATAAAGCCGCTGCAGCGTGCAGACCAGCGCCACGCCCAGCTCCACCGGGCGCAAAGCAGCCCGCTCGGTGATGCTGATGCGCACACCACCACAGGCTTCTCCTTTGAAAACACTCGCTGTCGGCGTGAAGCGCAGCGGAGTGAACTGCACACCCGGCAGCGCCAGCTTATTCAGCTCATGCGCAAGTCGCAGATCATCCACATACGGCGCACCCACCACCTCGAAAGGCGTATCCGTCCCGCGCCCCACACTCACGCTGAACTCACTCAGTCCGATGCCTGGATAAAGCAGCGCGGCATTCAGC harbors:
- a CDS encoding ABC transporter permease, with the protein product MSESDPQSLSPMRAAWRRFRRYRLNVIALWFLIALVVLCLFGPYFSPYAPDVQDLELKATSLSPQHWLGTDTLGRDMLTRILHGGRVSLAVGLLATAVAACIGVAYGLISGLAGGRIDAVMMRLVDILYAFPFINFVILLMVVFGRHFWLIFIAIGAVEWLTMARVVRGQVLSLKNLEFVTAAKACGAGFWHIVVKHLLPNVLGPVIIYASLTVPGVMLLEATLSFLGLGIQPPKSSWGVLLGDGSQVMQTYPWLLLYPGLFFSSTLLALNILGDGLRDAFDPKSAAQE
- a CDS encoding sugar phosphate isomerase/epimerase encodes the protein MNTRRHFFSTILGATAATSLRGQDAAKLSFKGENIQFGLVTYQWGKDWDIATLIKNCAEAEVTGVELRVEHKHGVTVDLTPKQRSEVRQQFEDSPVKLLGLGTNFEFHAADPEVLKKNVEGAKAFIKLSHDIGGTGVKVKPNSLVKDVPAEQTLAQIGKALAELGAYSLGFGQEIRLEVHGKDTSLLPNVKKIMEACADAENVRVCWNSNDTDLQGEGLEANFALVRERLGHTVHIRGVGQVAYPHDKLAKLLVDADYEGHVCLEAHKLPDGDPVAALKKERDLFMAMVRAARQAAA
- a CDS encoding HAD-IIIA family hydrolase; this translates as MSATLTPAVFFDRDGVVNASPGDGYVLCVEDFRLSPGIVDALSLCRERGYKLILVTSQQGVGKGRMTQATLDDIHAQMQSMLAMRGAQFDGIYACTHLAGTCTCRKPSPEMIFHACEVHGLDLSRSWLVGDHDRDIQMAKNASVPCTVRILSHHEPNVVATHTLADTLKLAGCLREHLPSVL
- a CDS encoding MFS transporter yields the protein MSNTTTRTFRNELWRSLPAGVLDTLTATFGMLLAVRVHHMGDVAKASFLAATSGGMVTSLFVVPLLLRMRSTIARTAAKVQILGGACMGISAAFPHHAWLFLTGLGMGIFCFSMQIPLMTQIYRMNYPEAERGRLYAVTGVTRAAAAALFGWLAGRALELDLQRYSWLLWAFALCGIVSGLWTYGLPAVPWEPAAGQNHGLWSSLRWIRADRDFRTLLISWMIMGVGNLIAASLFVEYLANPVHGINLPEKEVAFVTCVVPVLSRLVFSYPWGLVYDRFHLFTVRAALNLFFAAGILVFYLGHGMVWWTLGMALWGMANAGGNVTWALWVTKLAPPHAVAEYMSVHTFLTGMRGLLTPFLAFALLKVMSFDTLAMICGAGIISASAFITMQTPGAGPASAGAARRERL
- a CDS encoding ABC transporter permease, translating into MLRFLLSRLIQGLIVILAVITITFALSRMLPGGPIQSEKNTSPEAIAAQRAYLGLDKPWYVQLGMQIGHYARLDLPESFHFKGRGVDEIIASGFPVSGAVGLTALVIALALGVPLGALAALKPNTLEDRACMLAATCGICTPSMILGPVIALLLGLKLRWFNASGWYDPSDVVMPALTLGIIYSAQIARLTRGSLRETLAQEFIRTARAKGASESSVVFLHALKLACLPVLNFLGPAAAGLLTGSIVVESVFQLPGLGQFFIASAINRDMNLAIGISVFYATLIVGFNLLVDVLQAWLNPRIRLNA
- a CDS encoding peptide ABC transporter substrate-binding protein: MSWLFRVFAFLALCVGVAWFHHVRTGRPTRVDEATRQGILLLGNGSEPATLDPHLATGQPEHMIFHAIFEGLVAPGADDPDGDAPGAAAAWTHEAFTTWTFRLQPLGKWSDGVPVTAQDFVYAYERILTANLGADYANMLYPLKNAEEFHTGKIREFSQVGVQAVDEHTLRLTLKGPAPYLPSMLKHYSWFPVPKHVIERFGSMDARNTKWTRPGNLVGNGPFKLKTWRVNQNIEVERNPHYWEAARVKLNGIVFVPISSPPTEERAFLDKQLHMTMEVPLSKIPGYIESKSPLFHADPLLSVYFYRCNVTKKPFNDARVRRALALAIDRESIVKNVLRCGQQPATGLTPPGTLKEYPPVQAMRFDPAEARRLLAEAGYPDGKGFPPFEILINTSESHRMLAETVQAMWKQHLKIPAGVLNQDWGVYLESQRSLKFDVCRAGWVGDYLDPSTFLALWQTGDGNNNTGWSSPKYDALIKQSFIEGDPARRLAILREAETLMLDEAPILPVYWYVRPHLMRPEVRNMKSSLLEHHCYKAVELVAP